In Streptococcus porcinus, the genomic window ATTTAGACATTTTTGCATTACCATCTAAACCAGGTAGGCGACCCGCACTTTCATTTTCTGGGTATAGTCCTTCAGGTTCAACAAGACAATCTGTTTTATAAGTAAAATTAAAACTTCTAACGATCTCCCTAGTTTGCTCAATCATTGGTTTTTGGTCGTTGCCAACTGGAACTAGATTTGCTTTAAATGCTGTAATATCAGCTGCTTGAGAAATTGGATATACTAAAAAGCCACTAGGAATACTTTCTCCAAATCCTTTTTGAGCAATTTCTGTTTTCACTGTTGGATTACGTTCCAGTCTTGCTAATGAAACAAGATTCATGTAATACATAGTCAATTCTGCTAATTCAGGAATTTGACTTTGAATAAAAATAGTTGATTTTGCTGGATCTAAACCAACAGAAAGATAATCTAGTGCTACGTTTCCAATTGAATTTTTGATTAATTCTGATTCCTTAGCATGATCAGTTAGAGCTTGTTGATCGGCAAGAAAGACAAACATTTGATACTTATCTTCATTTTGTAAAATAACTCGATTTTTTAGACTTCCGACATAGTGACCTAAGTGTAATTTACCAGTCGGTCGATCGCCAGTTAAAATAATTGGTTTTTTCATTTTTATCCCTTTCACATATAAAAATCCCCACACAAAAACTTGCGTGAGGGCGTTATTAGTCGCGGTACCACCTCAGTTGATATTCTAAAATATCATCTCTGTCTTCTCAAATTAAGAAGTAGCACGATAAGGTGTGCCAATCCCGAAAGTTATTGTTTCCTTACAAAAATGTCCATTAGTCCATTTCACTAATTGTGTTACTAGTTCACAGCGACCACTAGCTCTCTAAAAACACACTAAAAGCTACTCTTCTAATTCACAACCATTCTATGAAAATTTATAATATTTGTCAACTTCCTTTTATTTTAGAAAAATTTGCTTGACTCATAAGGGACTTTTAAGAGATAATGATTCTCTAGTCTTTTTATTAATAAATGTGAGGAGAAAACTGCTAATGGAAAAAAAGGTGATGGATATCCTATATGTCACATTAGGATCTTTTATTACTGCAATAGGTTTTAATACAATGTTTGTCCATAATAATATTGCTTCAGGTGGTATGGTCGGAATTTCAGTTGTTATCAAAGAACTTCTTGGAATTAGCCCATCACTTTTTTTAATGGTTAGTAATATTCCTTTACTGCTCTTATGTTATTTTTTCTTAGGAAAACAAACTTTTGTTAAAACACTATATGGATCATGGATTTACCCTATTGCTATCAGGTTTACAAGTTTTTTACCCACTCTAACTCATAATCAATTATTAGCAGCAATTTTTGGGGGAATTATTGTTGGAATTGGTTTAGGAATGGTCTTTTGGGGGAATTCTTCAACTGGTGGTACTGGGATCTTAACTCAAATTTTACATAAGTATTCACCTCTAACTTTAGGTGTTGCAATGACAATCGT contains:
- the trpS gene encoding tryptophan--tRNA ligase, whose amino-acid sequence is MKKPIILTGDRPTGKLHLGHYVGSLKNRVILQNEDKYQMFVFLADQQALTDHAKESELIKNSIGNVALDYLSVGLDPAKSTIFIQSQIPELAELTMYYMNLVSLARLERNPTVKTEIAQKGFGESIPSGFLVYPISQAADITAFKANLVPVGNDQKPMIEQTREIVRSFNFTYKTDCLVEPEGLYPENESAGRLPGLDGNAKMSKSLGNGIYLSDDADTVQKKVMSMYTDPNHIRVTDPGQIEGNMVFHYLDIFGREEDQADIQAMKEHYQKGGLGDVKTKRFLLDILERELTPIRKRRLEYSQDMGEVFRMLEKGSQEAQKVAAQTLSEVKSAIGINYF
- a CDS encoding YitT family protein — translated: MEKKVMDILYVTLGSFITAIGFNTMFVHNNIASGGMVGISVVIKELLGISPSLFLMVSNIPLLLLCYFFLGKQTFVKTLYGSWIYPIAIRFTSFLPTLTHNQLLAAIFGGIIVGIGLGMVFWGNSSTGGTGILTQILHKYSPLTLGVAMTIVDGISVLMGFMSLTADDVMYSTIGLLVIGYVISVMENGFDSSKNIMIISREYLTIKDYITKVMDRGVTKIPIRGGYTTSDKVMLMAVVSTYELPSLQEKILEIDDTAFLVVMPAAQVMGRGFSVTKQYKREDEDILLPM